A single genomic interval of Deinococcus apachensis DSM 19763 harbors:
- a CDS encoding thiamine pyrophosphate-dependent dehydrogenase E1 component subunit alpha: MIQPFTSDPLRWVAEDGRPIRELPDRFTPAVLRELHHEMVRAREFDKKLVTLLRQGRTTFYAQSSGMEATQVGLARSIRVGHDWVWPYYRDHALGLAMGVPLLDLISQCLGTNSDTCRGRQMPHHFAAQRQNFVSISSSIASQVPPAAGNAMAQKYLGVDELTVCTFGDGATSEGDWHAGMNMAGASGAPCLFVCENNQWAISTNLKAQTASETIHIKAKAYGMPGYYVDGNDIVAVMEVLSHVAEGVRAGNGPALVECLTYRVGSHSNADADAEKNYRTREEVNAWLARDPITRVERLLDHLGEPVSAEERADLISAVHREVDEAVLRAEATGQPDWRIMFEDVYADTPVHLREQAAFLRAEQEGVRA; the protein is encoded by the coding sequence ATGATTCAGCCGTTCACATCTGACCCCCTGCGGTGGGTCGCGGAAGACGGCCGTCCCATCCGGGAACTGCCCGACCGCTTCACCCCCGCGGTGCTGCGGGAGCTGCACCACGAGATGGTGCGGGCGCGGGAGTTCGACAAGAAACTCGTCACCCTGCTCCGACAGGGCCGCACTACCTTCTACGCGCAGTCCAGCGGCATGGAGGCCACCCAGGTCGGCCTGGCCCGCTCCATCCGTGTGGGGCACGACTGGGTGTGGCCTTACTACCGCGACCACGCGCTCGGCCTGGCAATGGGCGTGCCACTCCTTGACCTGATCAGTCAGTGCCTGGGCACCAACTCCGATACCTGCCGGGGCCGCCAGATGCCGCACCACTTCGCGGCCCAGCGCCAAAATTTCGTCTCCATCAGCTCCTCCATCGCCTCGCAGGTGCCGCCCGCCGCCGGAAACGCGATGGCGCAAAAGTACCTGGGAGTGGATGAACTTACCGTTTGCACCTTTGGCGATGGTGCAACCAGCGAGGGCGACTGGCATGCGGGGATGAACATGGCGGGCGCGTCGGGTGCTCCCTGCCTCTTCGTCTGCGAGAACAATCAGTGGGCGATCAGCACCAACCTGAAGGCCCAGACCGCGAGTGAAACCATTCACATCAAGGCGAAGGCGTACGGGATGCCCGGGTACTACGTGGACGGCAACGACATCGTGGCCGTGATGGAGGTCCTGTCGCATGTGGCTGAAGGGGTCCGTGCGGGGAACGGCCCGGCCCTGGTTGAATGCCTGACCTATCGCGTGGGCTCGCACTCCAACGCCGACGCCGACGCCGAGAAGAACTACCGCACGCGCGAGGAAGTGAACGCCTGGCTGGCCCGCGACCCGATCACCCGCGTGGAGCGGTTGCTGGACCACCTGGGGGAACCCGTGAGCGCCGAGGAACGCGCCGACCTGATCAGCGCAGTTCACCGCGAGGTGGACGAGGCGGTGCTGAGGGCCGAGGCGACCGGGCAGCCCGACTGGCGAATCATGTTCGAGGACGTGTACGCCGATACGCCCGTCCACCTGCGTGAGCAGGCCGCCTTCCTCCGCGCCGAGCAGGAAGGGGTGAGGGCATGA
- a CDS encoding response regulator transcription factor: MLAQILVVEDDPHLGPLLKEYLSADYLVEHAPTLKEAQAWLGTHSPQLILLDLNLPDGDGLDLVQALRQYSSTPVLVLSARSGVQERVAGLNAGADDYLTKPFAMPELDARITALLRRTAAGTGVNLGNTSLSTSSLLLTVNDKNVNLTEHEARILELMMRTPERVFSRADIESHLYGWETPNSNSVEVRISQLRKKLEQAASDLRIRTIRNVGYVLQA, translated from the coding sequence ATGCTGGCACAGATTCTGGTGGTGGAGGACGATCCCCACCTCGGACCACTGCTCAAGGAGTATCTGTCGGCCGACTACCTTGTGGAACATGCCCCCACCCTCAAGGAGGCGCAGGCATGGCTGGGCACCCACTCGCCGCAGCTCATTCTGCTCGACCTGAACCTGCCTGACGGAGACGGGCTGGACCTCGTGCAGGCGCTGCGGCAGTATTCCAGCACCCCCGTCCTGGTGCTGTCGGCCAGAAGCGGCGTGCAGGAACGGGTGGCGGGCCTGAATGCGGGGGCGGACGACTACCTCACCAAGCCCTTCGCCATGCCCGAACTCGACGCGCGGATCACGGCCCTGCTGCGCCGCACGGCGGCCGGGACGGGTGTGAACCTGGGCAACACCAGCCTCTCGACGAGCAGCCTGCTGCTCACAGTGAACGACAAGAACGTGAACCTGACCGAGCATGAGGCGCGTATCCTGGAGTTGATGATGCGCACGCCCGAGCGGGTCTTCTCGCGGGCGGACATCGAGTCGCACCTGTACGGCTGGGAGACGCCGAACAGCAACTCGGTGGAGGTCCGTATTTCACAGCTTCGCAAAAAGCTGGAGCAGGCCGCCTCCGACCTGCGGATTCGCACCATCCGCAATGTCGGTTATGTCCTGCAGGCCTGA
- a CDS encoding dihydrolipoamide acetyltransferase family protein: MKEVLLPELAESVVEGEILKWLVQEGETVALEQPLCEVMTDKVTVELPSPYAGVLERRLANEGDVVAVHAPIAVIVEAGAATSGGGERASQTSSAPSVTQAIQETFENPETTEAPLPTQAAEEREHVSGSIVEAGHTAEKGDDDASLFKAFASDETVRLQGLENRSGSNTPGTYTGGTGSILNRAQTPSGRTDGRVLAVPAARKLARELGVDLAGVQGSGPNGRVRVDDVTAHAQSPQSQPTAPAQTAPAPAPQPAPAAPTPQPAPAARGPGGMPVAPVQYRTPKGYEHLEDRVPLRGMRRAISNQMQASHLYTVRTLTVDEVNLTRLVEFRSRVKDEAQAAGVKLSYLPFIFKAVAAALRKYPSLNSSFDEATGEIVMKRYFNIGMAVATDAGLTVPVLRDVNQKSIFELARQVSDLASRAQAGKLTPDELAGSTFSVTNIGSIGALFSFPIINVPDAAILGVHSIQKRPIVNERDEIEIAHMMYLSLSFDHRLVDGAEAARFCKEVIRLLENPDRLMLEAM; this comes from the coding sequence ATGAAAGAAGTGCTGCTGCCCGAACTCGCCGAGAGCGTGGTTGAGGGCGAAATCCTGAAGTGGCTGGTGCAGGAGGGCGAGACGGTCGCCCTGGAACAGCCCCTGTGCGAAGTGATGACCGACAAGGTCACGGTCGAGTTGCCCAGCCCCTACGCGGGCGTGCTGGAGCGGCGCCTGGCGAATGAGGGCGATGTGGTTGCCGTTCATGCCCCCATCGCCGTGATCGTGGAAGCAGGGGCCGCGACGAGTGGGGGAGGGGAGAGGGCAAGTCAAACCTCCTCCGCTCCCAGCGTCACCCAGGCCATCCAGGAAACCTTCGAGAATCCCGAGACCACCGAGGCCCCGCTGCCCACCCAGGCCGCCGAGGAGCGCGAACACGTCAGCGGCAGCATTGTGGAGGCGGGGCACACGGCCGAGAAGGGGGACGACGACGCGAGCCTCTTCAAAGCCTTCGCCTCGGACGAGACGGTGCGGCTCCAGGGGTTAGAAAACCGCAGCGGCAGCAACACCCCGGGAACCTACACGGGCGGAACGGGCAGCATCCTCAACCGTGCCCAGACGCCCTCGGGCCGGACGGACGGACGGGTGCTCGCCGTGCCCGCCGCGCGCAAGCTTGCCCGGGAACTCGGCGTGGACCTCGCCGGGGTACAGGGCAGCGGTCCCAACGGGCGCGTGCGGGTGGACGACGTCACGGCCCACGCGCAGAGTCCGCAGTCGCAGCCCACCGCTCCAGCACAGACCGCCCCGGCTCCCGCGCCCCAGCCTGCCCCGGCGGCACCCACCCCTCAGCCTGCTCCCGCTGCGAGGGGTCCGGGGGGAATGCCCGTTGCGCCCGTGCAGTACCGCACGCCGAAGGGCTACGAGCACCTGGAGGACCGGGTGCCCCTGCGCGGAATGCGCCGCGCGATCTCCAACCAGATGCAGGCCAGCCACCTCTACACCGTCCGCACCCTGACAGTGGATGAGGTGAACCTGACCAGGCTCGTCGAGTTCCGCTCGCGCGTCAAGGACGAGGCGCAGGCGGCGGGCGTCAAGCTCTCCTACCTCCCCTTTATCTTCAAGGCGGTGGCTGCCGCGCTCCGCAAGTACCCCAGCCTGAACTCCTCCTTTGACGAGGCGACGGGCGAGATCGTCATGAAGCGGTACTTCAACATCGGCATGGCGGTGGCGACCGACGCGGGCCTCACCGTGCCGGTGCTGCGGGACGTGAACCAGAAGAGCATTTTCGAGCTGGCGCGGCAGGTCTCGGACCTCGCCTCGCGCGCCCAGGCTGGCAAGCTCACGCCGGACGAGCTGGCGGGCAGCACCTTCTCGGTCACGAACATCGGCTCTATCGGGGCGCTGTTCTCCTTCCCGATCATCAATGTGCCCGACGCGGCGATCCTGGGCGTTCATTCCATCCAGAAGCGGCCCATCGTGAACGAGCGCGACGAGATCGAGATCGCCCACATGATGTACCTCTCGTTGAGCTTCGACCACCGCCTGGTGGACGGTGCCGAGGCCGCGCGCTTCTGCAAGGAAGTCATCCGGCTCTTGGAGAACCCGGACCGACTGATGCTGGAAGCGATGTAG
- the dprA gene encoding DNA-processing protein DprA — translation MTPTLDRTELHALLTLRFTPNLGPRRTEHLRRHFGSAGAALGAPLTALRGVPGLDARSVAGIGTATPREQAESELARAAREGVTLLGRGLEGYPDALEALGDPPAVLWVRGDLPDFPVVPRAVGIVGTRGASPHALGLTRHLAADLARAGVTVVSGLARGVDTAAHEASVDAGGISVGVLGSAVNMIYPSENTGLARRLTLVSEYPLDTGPAQHHFPTRNRIIAALSAATVVVEGELKSGSLITATHALECGRTVFAVPGRAGDPRAAGPHRLLREGAVLTETAGDILDELGWEDAPAAPLPDLPPEQARVYAALTTPATLDDLQGATGLTLPDLQTALVMLQLMGLAEEVGGRWARR, via the coding sequence GTGACCCCCACCCTCGACCGTACCGAACTCCACGCGCTGCTCACCCTGCGCTTTACCCCCAACCTGGGTCCCCGGCGCACCGAGCATCTGCGGCGGCACTTCGGGAGTGCGGGCGCGGCCCTGGGCGCACCCCTGACGGCGCTGCGCGGCGTGCCGGGCCTCGACGCCCGGTCGGTGGCAGGGATCGGGACCGCCACGCCCCGCGAACAGGCGGAGTCGGAACTCGCCAGGGCGGCCCGGGAGGGCGTAACCCTGCTGGGGAGGGGGTTAGAGGGCTATCCCGACGCGCTGGAGGCCCTGGGCGATCCGCCCGCGGTCCTGTGGGTGCGGGGCGACCTTCCCGACTTTCCGGTCGTGCCGCGCGCCGTCGGGATCGTGGGCACGCGCGGCGCCAGCCCGCACGCCCTGGGCCTGACCCGCCACCTCGCCGCCGACCTCGCCCGGGCCGGAGTGACGGTCGTCAGCGGCCTGGCGCGGGGCGTGGACACCGCCGCGCACGAGGCGAGCGTGGACGCCGGGGGGATCAGCGTGGGCGTGCTGGGGAGCGCGGTGAATATGATCTACCCCAGCGAAAATACGGGCCTGGCCCGCCGCCTCACCCTAGTCAGCGAGTACCCGCTGGACACTGGCCCCGCGCAGCACCACTTCCCCACCCGCAACCGCATCATCGCGGCCCTCTCGGCGGCCACTGTCGTGGTCGAGGGCGAGTTGAAAAGCGGCTCGCTGATCACCGCCACCCATGCCCTGGAGTGTGGGCGCACTGTCTTCGCCGTGCCGGGCCGTGCGGGGGACCCCCGCGCCGCTGGCCCCCACCGCCTGCTGCGCGAGGGAGCGGTGCTGACCGAGACGGCGGGGGACATCCTCGATGAGCTGGGCTGGGAGGACGCGCCCGCCGCCCCGCTGCCCGACCTCCCGCCCGAGCAGGCCCGCGTGTACGCCGCGCTGACCACCCCCGCGACCTTGGACGACCTGCAAGGGGCGACCGGCCTCACGCTGCCCGACCTTCAGACCGCCCTGGTGATGCTGCAACTCATGGGGCTGGCGGAGGAGGTGGGCGGACGGTGGGCGAGGCGGTAG
- a CDS encoding alpha-ketoacid dehydrogenase subunit beta produces the protein MTATQAKPQAATGTGETRTLTLIQAINEAMAEELARDDRVVIFGEDVGARGGVFLATAGLQAQFGPNRVFDTPLSEASIVGAAVGMAVRGLRPIAEIQFADYMGPGFDQIISQAAKIRYRSGGQFTAPLVIRTPSGGGVKGGHHHSQSPESYFAHTPGLKVVMPSTPYDAKGLLKAAVRGGDPVIYFEPKRLYRAAKGQVPVQDYTVEIGKGAVRREGTDLTVIGYGGVMPDAEKAAQALAAEGVQAEVIDLRSLVPWDRDLVLTSVAKTGRAVLVSEAPRTANFMGEVAYVIQEELFDSLLAPVMQVAGFDTPYPYVQDKVYLPGPNRIAAACVRALNY, from the coding sequence ATGACCGCCACCCAGGCGAAACCCCAGGCTGCCACCGGAACGGGGGAGACGCGCACCCTCACGCTGATCCAGGCGATCAACGAGGCGATGGCGGAGGAGCTCGCGCGGGATGATCGGGTGGTCATCTTCGGCGAGGATGTGGGGGCACGCGGCGGGGTGTTCCTGGCGACAGCCGGGCTTCAGGCCCAGTTTGGCCCCAATCGGGTGTTCGACACCCCGCTCTCCGAGGCGAGCATCGTGGGCGCGGCAGTCGGCATGGCGGTGCGCGGCCTGCGCCCCATCGCCGAAATCCAGTTCGCGGATTACATGGGGCCGGGCTTCGACCAGATCATCAGCCAGGCGGCCAAGATCCGCTACCGCTCGGGCGGGCAGTTCACGGCGCCGCTGGTGATCCGCACCCCGTCCGGCGGCGGTGTGAAGGGCGGGCATCACCACAGCCAGAGCCCCGAGAGCTACTTTGCCCATACGCCGGGCCTCAAAGTCGTCATGCCCTCTACACCGTACGACGCCAAGGGACTGCTCAAGGCCGCCGTGCGCGGGGGCGACCCGGTGATCTACTTCGAGCCCAAGCGGCTCTACCGGGCGGCCAAGGGACAGGTGCCGGTGCAGGACTACACCGTCGAGATCGGCAAGGGCGCGGTCCGGCGGGAGGGCACCGACCTCACGGTCATCGGTTACGGCGGCGTGATGCCCGATGCGGAGAAGGCCGCGCAGGCCCTCGCCGCCGAGGGGGTGCAGGCCGAGGTTATTGACCTGCGCTCGCTGGTCCCCTGGGACCGCGACCTCGTGCTCACCAGTGTCGCCAAGACGGGCCGCGCCGTCCTGGTCAGCGAGGCGCCGCGCACCGCCAACTTCATGGGCGAGGTCGCGTATGTGATTCAGGAGGAGCTGTTCGACTCGCTCCTTGCCCCCGTGATGCAGGTCGCGGGCTTCGACACGCCGTACCCCTACGTGCAGGACAAGGTGTACCTCCCGGGTCCCAACCGCATCGCGGCGGCTTGCGTGCGGGCACTGAACTACTGA
- a CDS encoding sensor histidine kinase, which translates to MSRPAPLRSARVAWRHSLRFRLALVYTLVALALITVIGLGVMTLLLRQMDAQFQTRLDERADTLAEALLAGQQGLGKTPGGAGTYTMIVDEDGQVLAATPSLRQYEKAPFPFEGQRTVQLGGSSARTATRKLGGFGTLWVALPEDDLVAARQSATNALLLALLVTPVLMLVVGWWVGRRALAGLGEAADLADHIDPTRSVATLPLPTREDEVHRLLAALNRLLVRIEAVQAREKQLLGQIVHELGAPLTVLKASLTRAADRTRDPEVMRAALVADELTFTTQDLMQLARGHLEMKVAWHFIPASALRGRLDRLVPGTTFAGNWGGMLLCDPDRLTQALRNLLANARRAAGPEGTVSLTLEETADHVTLTVHDSGPGLPPELGDRIFEPFVSGSGSSGLGLSVARQIAALHGGTLTAGNAPGGGAQFVLTLPGVALGDEEDEEPAGQPETALSAP; encoded by the coding sequence TTGAGTCGGCCCGCCCCCCTGAGAAGCGCGCGGGTCGCCTGGCGGCACAGCCTGCGCTTCCGGCTGGCGCTGGTATACACGCTCGTCGCCCTGGCGCTGATCACGGTGATCGGCCTCGGCGTGATGACGCTGCTGCTGCGTCAGATGGACGCGCAGTTCCAGACGCGGCTGGACGAACGCGCCGACACCCTGGCGGAGGCGTTGCTGGCTGGTCAGCAAGGCCTGGGGAAAACGCCGGGTGGGGCGGGGACCTACACCATGATCGTGGACGAGGACGGACAGGTGCTGGCAGCCACCCCCAGCCTGCGGCAGTACGAGAAAGCCCCCTTCCCCTTCGAGGGCCAGCGGACGGTGCAGCTCGGGGGCTCCTCCGCCCGCACCGCCACCCGTAAGCTGGGGGGCTTCGGGACGCTGTGGGTGGCGCTGCCGGAGGACGACCTGGTCGCTGCCCGCCAGAGCGCGACGAACGCCCTGCTCCTCGCCCTGCTGGTCACCCCGGTCCTGATGCTGGTCGTGGGCTGGTGGGTGGGCCGCCGGGCCCTGGCAGGTCTGGGCGAGGCCGCCGACCTGGCCGACCACATTGACCCCACCCGCAGCGTCGCCACGCTGCCCCTGCCCACCCGCGAGGACGAGGTTCACCGCCTGCTCGCGGCCCTCAACCGCCTGCTCGTCCGCATCGAGGCGGTACAGGCGCGCGAGAAGCAACTGCTGGGGCAGATCGTCCACGAACTCGGCGCCCCGCTGACGGTCCTCAAGGCCAGCCTGACGCGCGCGGCCGACCGCACCCGAGACCCTGAGGTCATGCGGGCCGCCCTGGTGGCCGACGAGCTCACCTTCACGACCCAGGACCTGATGCAGCTCGCCCGCGGCCACCTGGAGATGAAGGTGGCGTGGCACTTCATCCCGGCGTCAGCGCTGCGCGGGCGGCTCGACCGGCTGGTGCCGGGCACCACCTTCGCGGGAAATTGGGGTGGCATGCTCCTGTGCGACCCCGACCGGCTGACCCAGGCGCTGCGTAACCTGCTCGCCAATGCGCGCCGCGCCGCTGGGCCGGAGGGCACGGTCAGCCTGACCCTGGAGGAGACGGCCGACCACGTCACCCTCACCGTTCATGACAGCGGCCCTGGCCTGCCCCCGGAACTCGGCGACCGAATTTTCGAGCCCTTCGTCAGCGGCAGCGGCTCCAGCGGTCTGGGCCTGAGCGTGGCGCGTCAGATTGCGGCGCTGCACGGCGGCACCCTGACGGCCGGAAATGCGCCGGGTGGGGGTGCCCAGTTCGTCCTGACCCTTCCCGGCGTAGCCCTGGGCGACGAGGAGGACGAGGAGCCCGCCGGGCAACCGGAGACGGCGCTGTCCGCCCCTTGA